The following coding sequences lie in one Rhizobium rhododendri genomic window:
- a CDS encoding PTS sugar transporter subunit IIA, with the protein MIGLVLVTHGKLAEEFRHAVEHVVGPQKFIETVSIGPEDDMDRRRQDIIQAVAGADDGHGVIILTDMFGGTPSNLAISVMNSGHTEVIAGVNLPMLIKLAGVRGENNMEKALVEASEAGRKYINVASRVLSGK; encoded by the coding sequence ATGATCGGACTTGTGCTTGTCACACATGGCAAGCTGGCTGAAGAGTTTCGTCATGCCGTCGAGCATGTCGTTGGTCCGCAGAAATTCATCGAAACCGTCTCCATCGGCCCGGAAGACGATATGGATCGCCGGAGACAGGACATCATCCAGGCCGTCGCCGGTGCCGATGACGGCCACGGAGTGATCATCCTCACAGATATGTTTGGCGGCACGCCCTCCAACCTGGCGATCTCGGTGATGAACAGCGGCCATACGGAAGTCATTGCCGGCGTCAACCTCCCGATGCTGATAAAACTGGCTGGCGTGCGCGGCGAAAACAATATGGAAAAGGCGCTGGTCGAAGCATCGGAAGCCGGACGGAAATATATCAATGTGGCCAGCCGCGTCTTGAGCGGCAAGTGA